A part of Oncorhynchus kisutch isolate 150728-3 linkage group LG2, Okis_V2, whole genome shotgun sequence genomic DNA contains:
- the LOC109903235 gene encoding nuclear receptor subfamily 0 group B member 1, with amino-acid sequence MCCCWRGGNRGQKTPSPSLDVSAPLAMATLEGCHCQGAGGQNNNNSILYNILKNDSLTTTEEPTSQPQHRQQHQVLKVSSCSSSSRFELRQQQACSCGSSLRRGSLRSPQVTCKAASAVLMKTLRFVKNVPCFRELPEDDQLLLVRNGWVPLLVLGLAQDRVDFETTETAEPSMLQRILTGGCVSQGGLMDRQVEPEQSAGTPGVSLADIQGIKEFLKKCWGLDISTKEYAYLKGAVLFNSDLPGLCYLNYIQSLRSEAHQALNEYVKLIHRDDATRFAKLLIALAMLRAISPPVVAQLFFKPIIGAVNMEEVLLEMFYGK; translated from the exons ATGTGCTGCTGTTGGCGCGGGGGTAATAGGGGCCAAAaaacaccctccccctctctggatGTAAGCGCGCCACTGGCCATGGCCACTCTGGAGGGCTGTCATTGTCAGGGCGCCGGGGGGcaaaacaataacaacagcatCCTGTACAACATACTGAAGAACGACAGCCTTACGACCACCGAGGAACCAACATCACAACCACAACACAGACAGCAGCACCAAGTGCTCAAggtctcctcctgctcctcttcttCGCGGTTCGAGCTTAGGCAGCAACAGGCTTGCTCTTGCGGTTCCTCGCTGCGACGGGGGTCTCTCCGGTCCCCCCAGGTGACCTGCAAAGCCGCATCGGCGGTCCTCATGAAGACTCTGCGATTTGTAAAGAACGTGCCGTGTTTCCGCGAGCTTCCCGAGGATGACCAGCTGCTGCTCGTTCGGAACGGCTGGGTGCCGCTGCTTGTGCTGGGCCTCGCGCAGGACCGGGTGGACTTCGAGACCACGGAGACCGCGGAACCTAGCATGTTGCAGCGGATCCTGACCGGCGGCTGTGTCAGCCAAGGCGGCTTAATGGACAGACAGGTTGAGCCGGAGCAGAGCGCGGGAACACCCGGGGTCTCTCTCGCGGATATCCAGGGCATCAAAGAGTTCCTGAAAAAGTGTTGGGGTTTAGACATCAGTACCAAGGAATATGCCTACCTCAAAGGAGCCGTGCTCTTCAACTCAG aTCTCCCTGGTCTGTGCTACCTCAACTACATCCAGTCACTGCGGAGCGAGGCTCACCAGGCTCTCAACGAGTATGTGAAGCTGATCCACAGGGACGACGCCACGCGCTTTGCCAAGCTGCTCATCGCCCTGGCCATGCTGAGGGCCATCAGCCCCCCGGTGGTGGCACAGCTCTTCTTCAAGCCCATCATTGGAGCCGTCAATATGGAGGAGGTCCTGCTGGAGATGTTCTATGGGAAGTAG